From a single Arachnia propionica genomic region:
- a CDS encoding helix-turn-helix domain-containing protein, with protein sequence MSRSSELTRQRILEAASEEFQAHGFQEASMRRIAHVAETTTGAIYHYFPSKELLFDALVHEPTEQLFELWVTLHESPETNAFEAHDRSADCTAAVLTFVYDHIDAFRLVFCHAAGTKYEDYPERLIAVEEVIYRLLPGLDNSPADELFLRTVAASGIEALRKAVEHGLSRKEAHKYMNKTREFRLNGWSALAAA encoded by the coding sequence GTGAGTCGCAGCTCGGAACTGACGAGACAACGCATCCTGGAGGCAGCCTCGGAGGAGTTCCAGGCCCACGGCTTCCAGGAGGCCAGCATGCGGCGCATCGCGCACGTCGCGGAAACCACAACGGGTGCGATCTACCACTACTTCCCCAGCAAGGAGTTGCTCTTCGACGCACTCGTGCACGAACCCACCGAGCAGCTGTTCGAGCTGTGGGTCACTCTCCACGAGTCACCGGAAACCAACGCCTTCGAGGCCCACGACCGTTCCGCCGACTGCACCGCCGCAGTCCTCACCTTCGTCTACGACCACATCGACGCGTTCCGGTTGGTTTTCTGCCACGCAGCCGGGACGAAGTACGAGGACTATCCTGAACGGCTGATCGCCGTCGAGGAGGTGATCTACCGTCTTCTCCCCGGGCTCGACAATTCCCCTGCGGACGAGCTCTTCCTCCGCACCGTCGCAGCCTCGGGCATCGAGGCGTTGCGCAAAGCGGTTGAGCACGGCCTTTCCCGCAAAGAGGCCCACAAATACATGAATAAAACCCGAGAGTTCCGCCTGAACGGCTGGAGCGCTCTGGCCGCCGCCTGA
- a CDS encoding alpha/beta fold hydrolase, with the protein MIFETTFGRVTSEGVGVSRSGKPIQRFLGIPYARAERFQDPEPIAPIKGQDVNSGKGHCFPQHMPSTFMNFLLKNIQPRREWQPREDIQGEDSLRINVWTSDLETQKPVLVFLHGGDCGSGTTPIYDGAHLAEQDIVVVTINYRIGLFGHLHVVDGDRISCDRALLDQQLALRWIRTHIAELGGDPDNITLMGHCSGAFYALHQILNPYNRDLFHRLILCSGQGITPNPLIPEKEREAFQDFLSKNRLSSYSELLSLPPEKILKLKPPQTFLSTTVDETFFLGDPLESLEEGYFPRIPVIIGSASDELSMLKVPMQYKRLGIATSKSKFPSAVEKMFGPRAGEIAEALRPEADDVADLQIKMMELVMFHGPALNLMDRFSRFTDIYGYRFEYIPQLYHGLRGAFHGAEVAMFFDNLDRLNVPINDENNFGITTIQQDWLSFLYEGVIRERSYFDSEDTITHYRGQPKDIDFPHADLLRDLEGNDLANQLFNTFMRHR; encoded by the coding sequence ATGATATTCGAGACGACGTTCGGCAGGGTGACCTCGGAGGGGGTTGGGGTATCCAGAAGCGGAAAACCCATCCAGCGTTTCCTGGGAATCCCCTACGCCCGGGCCGAGCGATTCCAGGATCCCGAACCCATCGCCCCCATCAAGGGTCAGGACGTCAATTCAGGAAAAGGACACTGCTTCCCCCAGCACATGCCCTCCACATTCATGAATTTCCTCCTGAAGAACATCCAGCCTCGACGGGAATGGCAACCGCGGGAGGACATCCAGGGCGAGGACTCCCTGCGCATCAACGTCTGGACCTCCGATCTGGAGACCCAGAAACCGGTGCTCGTCTTCCTCCACGGCGGCGACTGCGGATCCGGCACAACCCCCATCTACGACGGCGCCCACCTCGCCGAACAAGACATCGTCGTGGTCACGATCAACTACCGGATCGGGCTGTTCGGACACCTCCACGTGGTCGACGGGGACCGGATCAGCTGTGACCGCGCCCTCCTTGACCAACAGCTGGCCCTGCGCTGGATCCGAACCCACATCGCGGAACTCGGCGGAGACCCCGACAACATCACCCTGATGGGACACTGCAGCGGCGCGTTCTACGCCCTGCACCAAATCCTCAACCCCTACAACCGGGACCTTTTCCATCGCCTGATCCTGTGCAGCGGACAGGGCATCACACCCAATCCCCTGATCCCGGAAAAGGAACGCGAAGCATTTCAGGATTTCCTCTCCAAGAATCGCCTATCCAGCTATTCCGAACTTCTTTCCTTACCCCCGGAGAAGATTCTCAAACTCAAACCTCCGCAGACCTTCTTGTCCACCACCGTGGATGAAACATTCTTCCTGGGAGATCCCCTCGAATCACTGGAGGAGGGGTATTTCCCACGCATCCCCGTCATCATCGGTTCGGCCTCCGACGAGCTGTCCATGCTCAAAGTTCCCATGCAGTACAAGCGCTTGGGAATCGCAACCAGCAAATCCAAGTTCCCGTCCGCCGTCGAGAAGATGTTCGGTCCCCGGGCAGGAGAAATCGCGGAAGCGTTGCGCCCGGAGGCGGACGACGTCGCCGACCTCCAGATCAAGATGATGGAGCTGGTGATGTTCCACGGTCCCGCCCTCAACCTGATGGACAGGTTCTCACGGTTCACCGACATCTACGGGTACCGCTTCGAGTACATCCCGCAGCTCTACCACGGGTTGCGCGGTGCCTTCCACGGCGCGGAGGTCGCGATGTTCTTCGACAACCTGGACAGACTGAACGTCCCGATCAACGACGAGAACAACTTCGGCATCACCACGATCCAGCAGGATTGGTTGTCGTTCCTCTACGAGGGAGTCATCCGCGAACGCTCCTACTTCGACTCGGAGGACACCATCACCCATTACCGGGGTCAGCCCAAGGACATCGACTTCCCGCATGCCGATCTCCTGCGGGATCTGGAGGGAAACGACCTCGCAAATCAGCTGTTCAACACCTTCATGCGTCACCGCTGA
- a CDS encoding alkene reductase, whose product MDLFSPCDLGPYRVRNRLVMAPMTRLRCGRDGVPSDMVAEYYAQRASMGLIVTEGAFPDLAARTWLGQPGIETAGQVTGWQKVTDAVHAHGGTIVMQIMHAGRLSHPTINGTGRVVSASATTAPGYTHNQSGRVDYVQAEALTGPEIERIIESWVRAARNAVDAGMDGVQIHGANGYLIHQFLAPNTNMRDDEWGGDPHRRARLALEVTRAVAAEIGGQRTSIRLSPEHNIQGIEETDPVDVEATYQHLARELTSLGLGFIDILHTAPDGDLVQGIRRTVGAPLVANRGFETVTDREEAAALVADGVAEAVGVGRPALANPDLVERWRTGAPENTPIQETVYGGGASGYTDYPVLHGETSS is encoded by the coding sequence ATGGATCTTTTCTCCCCCTGTGACCTCGGCCCCTACCGTGTACGCAACCGGCTCGTCATGGCGCCGATGACCCGGCTCCGCTGCGGTCGGGACGGTGTCCCCAGCGACATGGTCGCCGAGTACTACGCGCAGCGTGCATCGATGGGGCTGATCGTGACGGAGGGAGCGTTTCCCGACCTGGCGGCGCGCACCTGGCTGGGGCAACCGGGCATTGAGACAGCCGGACAGGTGACGGGGTGGCAGAAGGTGACCGACGCGGTGCACGCACACGGTGGCACCATCGTCATGCAGATCATGCACGCCGGACGGCTCAGCCATCCGACGATCAACGGAACCGGTCGGGTGGTCTCGGCCAGTGCAACGACGGCCCCCGGATACACGCACAATCAGTCGGGACGCGTCGACTACGTCCAGGCCGAAGCCCTCACCGGACCCGAGATCGAACGAATCATCGAATCCTGGGTGCGGGCAGCCCGCAACGCCGTCGATGCCGGAATGGACGGCGTTCAGATCCACGGTGCCAACGGCTACCTGATCCATCAGTTCCTCGCGCCCAACACCAACATGCGCGACGATGAATGGGGCGGCGATCCGCATCGGCGAGCACGCCTGGCCCTCGAGGTGACGCGGGCGGTCGCCGCCGAGATCGGCGGGCAGCGCACCTCCATCCGGTTGTCGCCCGAGCACAACATTCAGGGCATCGAGGAAACCGATCCCGTTGACGTCGAGGCCACCTACCAGCACCTCGCCCGGGAACTCACCTCGCTGGGGTTGGGGTTCATCGACATCCTCCACACAGCCCCCGACGGCGATCTGGTGCAGGGGATCCGACGTACCGTCGGTGCCCCGCTGGTGGCGAATCGGGGTTTCGAGACCGTGACGGACCGGGAGGAAGCAGCCGCCCTCGTCGCCGACGGCGTGGCCGAGGCGGTGGGGGTGGGCAGGCCTGCGCTGGCCAATCCGGACCTGGTGGAGCGCTGGCGCACCGGCGCACCGGAGAACACCCCGATCCAGGAGACGGTCTACGGCGGTGGGGCCAGCGGATACACCGACTACCCGGTGCTCCACGGGGAGACTTCTTCCTGA
- a CDS encoding RloB family protein, whose translation MSGKLRRRTALRATRTTILLVTNGEKTEKSYLEGIRRRVPRGANLSITVRGENGKEPETIVRNLTRSQGGLDEYDEVWIVVDHDGKDRQGFLEACRRVRGTRMVGIVSTPCFEVWLNAHYERVQKYRDQEDAKRHYMRLTGLTGAAAKNLPKDFPYDAFPDAVRRCCLTGATIPGANEQGASPSTAVPRLLERLGLLTCDPVHG comes from the coding sequence ATGAGTGGAAAACTTCGACGCCGAACCGCGCTCCGCGCGACCCGGACGACGATCCTGCTCGTCACCAATGGGGAGAAGACCGAGAAGAGCTATCTGGAGGGAATCCGCCGCCGCGTACCGCGTGGTGCCAACCTTTCCATCACGGTCAGGGGAGAAAACGGCAAGGAGCCAGAGACCATCGTCAGAAACCTCACGAGGAGCCAGGGAGGACTGGACGAGTACGACGAGGTCTGGATCGTCGTCGACCACGACGGAAAGGATCGGCAGGGCTTCCTCGAGGCCTGCCGGAGGGTGCGTGGGACACGGATGGTCGGCATCGTCTCCACTCCGTGTTTCGAGGTGTGGTTGAACGCGCACTACGAAAGGGTGCAGAAATACCGGGACCAAGAGGATGCCAAGAGGCATTACATGCGGCTGACCGGACTCACTGGGGCGGCGGCTAAGAACCTCCCGAAGGATTTTCCCTACGACGCCTTCCCAGATGCGGTGCGACGATGCTGCCTGACAGGGGCGACCATTCCCGGGGCGAATGAGCAGGGAGCGAGTCCGTCGACCGCGGTTCCGCGTCTCCTCGAACGGCTCGGGCTGCTCACGTGCGATCCAGTGCATGGTTGA
- a CDS encoding ATP-binding protein, with protein sequence MLLDFTVSNYQCFTESAQLSFVRPSLRTQTPKAPQTWEDVTYRVAALYGANASGKSTLLAALARLGAAVAEPGTPLYRPHAAVSPEHPTVYEANFVTDDVRYRYVVEAVPWGVRSESLIAYPKGVRRLLFAREQHGPDTEMEMRVGASVKGPTAEVRRILTPGDLMLAVAARYRHATFQPIARGLRRGTALLPVRRESDNEQQRLQWVMSRMVEAPAGWKEIIDALAAVADLGIVGVEVQEQQVPPNVLARIRAMLAAAVDEPGEIPRDAIDPVMRSLVFTHGGLDGEEFELGLGAQSDGTITWLATAAPAVDVLARGALLVIDELDASLHPLLAAALVTMFKDPDINRTGAQILFSTHDTSLMGNHPERCLEAGEIWFTEKGQNGASELYSLADFDSRPGNNEQKRYLAGRFGALPTLDLSKLFDLPEALAASTSAAE encoded by the coding sequence ATGCTGCTCGACTTCACCGTCTCCAACTACCAGTGCTTCACGGAGTCGGCCCAGCTGTCCTTCGTGCGCCCGAGCCTGCGTACCCAGACCCCGAAGGCGCCACAGACCTGGGAGGACGTCACCTACCGCGTGGCGGCGCTCTACGGGGCGAACGCATCGGGCAAGTCGACTCTCTTGGCAGCCCTGGCTCGTCTGGGCGCCGCAGTGGCTGAACCGGGAACGCCCCTCTATCGGCCTCACGCTGCGGTTTCTCCGGAACACCCCACCGTGTACGAGGCCAACTTCGTGACTGACGACGTGCGATACCGCTACGTCGTCGAGGCCGTTCCCTGGGGCGTGCGCTCAGAGTCTCTGATCGCCTACCCCAAAGGCGTTCGACGCCTTCTGTTCGCCCGAGAGCAACACGGCCCCGACACCGAGATGGAGATGCGAGTGGGTGCATCGGTCAAGGGCCCCACCGCTGAGGTGAGGCGCATACTCACACCCGGCGATCTCATGCTCGCGGTTGCCGCACGCTATCGCCACGCCACTTTTCAGCCCATAGCAAGAGGTCTGAGAAGAGGCACGGCTCTTCTTCCCGTCCGCCGGGAGAGCGACAACGAGCAGCAACGGCTGCAATGGGTCATGTCGCGGATGGTGGAGGCGCCGGCTGGCTGGAAAGAAATCATCGACGCGCTCGCAGCCGTCGCCGACTTGGGAATTGTCGGAGTCGAGGTTCAGGAGCAACAGGTTCCCCCGAACGTGCTGGCGCGAATCCGCGCCATGCTCGCCGCGGCGGTGGACGAACCGGGAGAAATTCCCAGAGATGCCATCGACCCAGTCATGAGATCACTCGTGTTCACCCACGGTGGCCTCGATGGCGAGGAATTTGAGCTCGGCCTCGGCGCCCAGAGCGATGGCACAATCACGTGGCTCGCCACTGCTGCCCCCGCTGTCGACGTCCTGGCGCGTGGCGCGCTTCTTGTCATCGATGAACTCGACGCCAGCCTGCACCCACTTCTGGCGGCGGCCCTGGTGACCATGTTCAAGGACCCCGACATCAACCGGACTGGGGCCCAGATCCTCTTCTCTACCCATGACACCTCACTCATGGGAAACCATCCAGAACGCTGCCTGGAAGCCGGCGAGATCTGGTTCACGGAAAAGGGACAAAATGGCGCCAGTGAACTCTACTCGCTCGCTGATTTCGATTCGCGCCCCGGAAACAACGAACAGAAACGTTATCTGGCCGGTCGTTTCGGTGCTTTGCCCACTCTCGATCTGTCGAAACTTTTCGACTTGCCGGAGGCCCTCGCGGCATCCACCAGTGCTGCGGAATGA
- a CDS encoding GNAT family N-acetyltransferase translates to MPTGTVIRQMREAEYPLLEDFLYEAIFIPEDFDGEIPRSIIREPELAAFIEGFGTLPDDHCLVAEVEGAVVGAAWARIVRTYGHVDDATPLLSISLLPEHRGQGIGTVLMDRLLDHLRTLGHRRASLSVQKANPALRLYRRAGFVEYREEGDELIMIKDLAG, encoded by the coding sequence GTGCCCACGGGAACCGTGATCCGGCAGATGCGGGAGGCGGAGTACCCGCTACTCGAGGACTTCCTGTACGAGGCGATTTTCATCCCCGAGGACTTCGATGGCGAGATTCCACGTTCGATCATCCGTGAACCCGAGCTCGCCGCGTTCATCGAGGGTTTCGGTACCCTCCCCGACGATCACTGCCTGGTGGCGGAGGTCGAGGGTGCGGTGGTCGGGGCGGCGTGGGCTCGCATCGTCAGGACGTACGGCCACGTCGACGATGCCACCCCATTGCTGTCGATCTCGCTGCTGCCCGAACACCGGGGCCAGGGCATTGGCACGGTCCTGATGGATCGGTTGCTCGATCACCTGCGAACCCTCGGCCATCGGCGGGCATCCCTGTCCGTGCAGAAGGCGAATCCCGCCCTGCGTCTGTACCGGCGCGCCGGCTTCGTCGAGTATCGCGAGGAGGGCGACGAGCTCATCATGATCAAGGACCTGGCCGGCTGA
- a CDS encoding nucleotidyltransferase family protein: protein MTIQVVDHERLRELCERYGIASLEIFGSVARGDAGPDSDIDLLFSLKPGVRLGWEIEDLTEGLSEILGRRVDLVSRRAIHRRMRDHVLAEAEPFYAA, encoded by the coding sequence ATGACGATCCAAGTCGTGGACCACGAACGTTTGCGCGAATTGTGTGAACGCTACGGGATCGCGAGCCTTGAAATTTTCGGCTCCGTGGCGCGTGGGGACGCCGGCCCTGATAGCGACATTGATCTCCTGTTTTCTCTGAAACCTGGTGTGCGTTTGGGGTGGGAGATCGAGGATCTTACGGAGGGACTGTCCGAAATTCTTGGGCGGAGAGTGGACCTCGTCTCTCGTCGAGCCATTCATCGTCGGATGCGTGACCATGTGCTGGCCGAAGCGGAGCCTTTCTATGCGGCGTGA
- a CDS encoding CotH kinase family protein — protein MKRISRRGVLAALGVGAVGTVALTGCASLQAVGSQGTSSASAGGVTNGYLAADSLHSVEITVDQSAYQEMITAYTSNQTKNWIEATVTVDGVAHEKAGLKLKGNSSLQGVSADTAPQQLPWLVRFDKFVDGANHEGMTRMVIRAGATTSALNEAVALDLLATTGLASEKAAHISLSVNGSDPVLRLTCQDLDESWVAQNFDVAGLLYKAESTGDYTYRGTDESAYKDVFDQETGEANLTPLIEFLQFINESSDADFQSGLAQRVDVDKMVTYLAFEDVIDNFDDITGPGNNSFLWWAEQANQMTVVAWDHNCAFGLKPGAGVGQRWHGDGGQPPGGGGQPSGDGSAPSNGQPPGGAGGQQPPDARQQPGDGGGRGTRANALVDRFNSLMDGETKVSAERDRLKQELYTSGVAQTILDARAKVLTDQASSLIEQSAVEADKQTIAVYFTT, from the coding sequence ATGAAACGGATATCTCGTCGCGGTGTTCTCGCCGCACTGGGTGTGGGGGCGGTCGGGACCGTCGCCCTGACTGGATGCGCGTCGCTCCAGGCCGTGGGGTCGCAGGGAACATCGAGCGCATCGGCGGGCGGTGTGACCAACGGCTATCTCGCCGCGGATTCGCTCCACTCGGTGGAGATCACCGTCGACCAGAGCGCCTATCAGGAAATGATCACCGCCTACACGTCGAACCAGACCAAGAACTGGATCGAGGCAACGGTCACCGTCGATGGGGTCGCGCACGAAAAAGCCGGGCTGAAGTTGAAGGGAAACTCGTCCCTGCAGGGAGTCTCCGCCGACACCGCACCACAGCAGTTGCCGTGGCTGGTGCGATTCGACAAGTTCGTCGACGGCGCGAACCACGAGGGTATGACCCGCATGGTGATCCGCGCCGGTGCGACGACCTCCGCCCTGAATGAGGCGGTGGCCCTCGATCTGCTCGCCACAACCGGGCTGGCCAGCGAGAAGGCTGCCCACATCAGCCTCAGTGTCAACGGCTCCGACCCGGTGCTGCGGCTGACCTGCCAGGATCTCGACGAATCCTGGGTGGCGCAGAATTTCGACGTCGCGGGGCTGCTGTACAAGGCGGAATCCACCGGCGACTACACCTACCGCGGCACCGACGAGTCTGCCTACAAGGACGTCTTCGACCAGGAAACCGGGGAGGCGAATCTCACCCCGCTGATCGAGTTCCTGCAGTTTATCAACGAGTCCAGCGATGCCGATTTCCAGTCGGGGCTAGCGCAGCGGGTCGACGTCGACAAGATGGTCACCTACCTGGCCTTCGAGGATGTTATCGACAACTTCGACGACATCACCGGACCCGGCAACAACTCCTTCCTGTGGTGGGCGGAGCAGGCAAACCAGATGACTGTGGTCGCATGGGACCACAACTGCGCCTTCGGCCTCAAACCTGGAGCCGGGGTCGGGCAGCGGTGGCACGGCGACGGCGGCCAACCCCCCGGTGGGGGCGGCCAGCCATCGGGGGACGGGAGTGCACCGTCGAATGGCCAGCCCCCGGGTGGCGCCGGAGGCCAGCAGCCCCCGGATGCCAGACAGCAACCCGGTGACGGTGGCGGACGCGGAACGAGGGCGAATGCCCTGGTGGACCGGTTCAACTCGCTCATGGACGGCGAGACCAAGGTGTCGGCGGAACGCGACCGCCTCAAGCAGGAGCTCTACACCTCAGGTGTGGCCCAGACCATCCTCGACGCCCGCGCCAAGGTCCTCACCGACCAGGCCAGTTCCCTCATCGAACAATCCGCGGTGGAGGCCGACAAACAAACGATCGCGGTCTACTTCACCACGTAG